The nucleotide window CCTCAACAAGAGCCCGGAGGTCGTCCGGGTCTACCTGCCGCCGGACGCCAACACCCTGCTGTCCGTGGCCGACCACGCCCTGCGCAGCCGCGACCACGTGAACGTGATCGTCGCGGGCAAGCAGCCCTGCTTCGACTGGCTGTCCATGGAACAGGCCCGCGCCCACTGCGCCCGGGGCGCCGGCATCTGGGAGTGGGCCGGGACGGAGAACGGCGACCGCGAACCGGACGTGGTGCTGGGCTGCGCCGGCGACGTACCCACCCAGGAGGTGCTCGCCGCGGCCTCGCTGCTGCGCACCCACCTGCCCGACCTGGCCGTCCGGGTCGTCAACGTCGTCGACATCGCCCGGCTGATGCCGCAGGGCGAACACCCGCACGGGATGGCCGACTCCGAGTACGACGCCCTCTTCACCCCGGACAAGCCGGTGATCTTCGCCTACCACGGCTATCCCTGGCTGATCCACCGGCTCGCCTACCGGCGCACCGGCCACAGCAACCTGCATGTGCGCGGCTACCGGGAGTCGGGCACCACCACGACCCCGTTCGACATGGTCGTCCGCAACGACCTCGACCGGTACCGCCTGGTCATGGACGTCATCGACCGGGTCCCGGGGCTCGCCGTGCGGGCCGCCGCCGTACGCCAGCGGATGGCGGACGTCCGCACCCGCCACGACGCCTGGATCCGCGAACACGGCACCGACCTGCCGGAGGTCGCCGAGTGGACCTGGTCCGGCTGACCGCACACCTTTCCGGGACGGACGCCTCAGCCGAAGCGTTCGATCCGGATACGGTCCACCGGCTGACCCGCGCCCACCAGCAGGCGCGACGCGTGCTCGGCGAACCCGTTCGAGCCGCACACGTAGGCCTCCCACCCGCCCTCGGGCGGGTCGGCCAGGAGCCGCTCGACCCGTGCGGCCGACACCCGGCCCACGGGCGTACCCGGTGGGGCGCTGCGGGTGAACACCGTGGTGGTCTCGGGACCGTACTCCGACGCGTAGATCAGCTCCTCGGGACCGCGCGCCGACACGAGCAGGCGCAGCGGCACCGACAGCTTCCGCGCACGGTGGTGGCGGACCATCGACATCAGCGGCACGACACCGGACCCCGCACCGAGGAGCAGTGCGGGCCGGTCACCGGGCCAGGCGAAGAAGCCGCTGAGCGGTCCGCGCAGCTCGACCTCGTCGCCCGGCTTCGCGACCGTGTGGAACCAGCCGGACACCTCGCCGCCGTCGACGTGGTCGAGAGTGAGTTCGACGTGGCCGGTGTCGTCGGGAGGTGAGGCGATCGAGTAGTGCCGCTGCGCCACGTAGCCGTCCTGCGCCCGCAGCCGGAGCATCAGGTGCTGCCCCGGCAGATGGCCCTCCCACCGGGGCACGGCGAACCGGAACGTCGACGCGTGCGGTGTCTCCCGGCGGACCTCGGTGAGGGTGGCGCGCTGCCAGGTGGCCGCGGTGCGGTCGCTCACGGCGATCCGGCCGGGGACGGCGAACCGGGTCGAGGGAGCGGGCGCCGTGGGCGGGAAGGGGGGTGTCGGGGTCTCAGTCACCGGAGTAACGCTGCTCTTCCCAGGGGTTGCCGCGGTGGTGGTAGCCGTTCTGCTCCCAGAAGCCCGGCTCGTCGTGGTCGAGGAGACGGATACCCGCGATCCACTTGGCGCTCTTCCAGAAGTACAGGTGCGGCACGAGCAGCCGCGCCGGACCCCCGTGCTCGGCGGGCAGCGGTCCGTCCCCGTACTCCCAGACGATCCAGGCCCGCCCGCCCGTCAGGTCCGCGAGCGGCAGGTTCGTGGTGTAGCCCGTGTGCGAGTAGGCGAGCGCGTGGGTGGTCTCCGCGGCCGGACGGACGGGCCCGAGGAACGCGTCGAGCGACACACCCCCGAAGCGCACCCCGAACTTCGACCAGCTCGTCACGCAGTGGATGTCGCCCTCGTAGGCGGACGGCGGCAGCGCGTGCGCCTCGTCCCAGCTCCAGGTGCGCGGTTCGGCGACCAGCCCGTCGACGGTGAACGTCCACTGCGCGGGCGCCAGCTCCGGCGTGACCTCGGCGGACAGGACGGGCCAGTCGTCGCCGGCGTCGTACTGGCCGGGCGGCAGTCCGTCGTTGCGCACGCGCGGACGTCCGGCGAAACCGCGGGTCACGTTCATCGGGTCACGCTCATGGGGGTGGTGCCTCCAGGCCGCCGGCCGGCGGCCCTTGATTCGTCGG belongs to Streptomyces sp. V3I8 and includes:
- a CDS encoding sulfite oxidase-like oxidoreductase codes for the protein MNVTRGFAGRPRVRNDGLPPGQYDAGDDWPVLSAEVTPELAPAQWTFTVDGLVAEPRTWSWDEAHALPPSAYEGDIHCVTSWSKFGVRFGGVSLDAFLGPVRPAAETTHALAYSHTGYTTNLPLADLTGGRAWIVWEYGDGPLPAEHGGPARLLVPHLYFWKSAKWIAGIRLLDHDEPGFWEQNGYHHRGNPWEEQRYSGD
- a CDS encoding ferredoxin reductase, which codes for MTETPTPPFPPTAPAPSTRFAVPGRIAVSDRTAATWQRATLTEVRRETPHASTFRFAVPRWEGHLPGQHLMLRLRAQDGYVAQRHYSIASPPDDTGHVELTLDHVDGGEVSGWFHTVAKPGDEVELRGPLSGFFAWPGDRPALLLGAGSGVVPLMSMVRHHRARKLSVPLRLLVSARGPEELIYASEYGPETTTVFTRSAPPGTPVGRVSAARVERLLADPPEGGWEAYVCGSNGFAEHASRLLVGAGQPVDRIRIERFG